From Sporosarcina sp. FSL W7-1349, a single genomic window includes:
- the gyrB gene encoding DNA topoisomerase (ATP-hydrolyzing) subunit B → MEEKDMQVAYDANQIQVLEGLEAVRKRPGMYIGTTSSKGLHHLVWEIVDNSIDEALAGYCDHIEVTIEKDDWIRVDDNGRGIPVGIQESTGRPAVEVIMTVLHAGGKFGGGGYKVSGGLHGVGASVVNALSEKTEVYVKLDGKVHAIEFERGNLTKELTVIGETDETGTRIRFKADPEIFTETTVYEYDILANRLRELAYLNRGLRITITDERGVEIRSDIFHYEGGIKSYVEHLNKNKEPIHEEPIFIEGEKDGISIEIAMQYNAGYAENLFSFANNINTYEGGTHESGFKTALTRVINDFARKNGMLKEADPNLSGDDVREGLTAIISIKHPDPQFEGQTKTKLGNSEVSTITNSLFSEGFQRFLLENPNVSRKIVDKSLMAARARLAAKNARELTRRKSALEVSSLPGKLADCSSRDPAISELYIVEGDSAGGSAKSGRDRHFQAILPLRGKILNVEKARLDRILGNAEIRMMITALGTGIGEEFALEKARYHKIIIMTDADVDGAHIRTLLLTFFFRFMRPLIEAGYVYIAQPPLYRVKSGKNEEYCYNEEELQEIINRLPASPKPVITRYKGLGEMDAEQLWDTTMDPEQRTLLQVQLEDALDADATFEQLMGDEVEPRRRFIEDNALYVKNLDT, encoded by the coding sequence ATGGAAGAAAAAGACATGCAAGTGGCCTATGATGCGAATCAGATCCAAGTTCTGGAGGGGCTGGAGGCTGTCCGCAAGCGGCCCGGCATGTATATCGGGACAACAAGTTCCAAAGGTCTTCATCATCTCGTATGGGAAATTGTGGACAATAGTATTGACGAGGCACTTGCCGGCTACTGTGACCATATTGAAGTGACTATCGAGAAGGATGATTGGATCCGAGTCGATGATAATGGACGCGGAATCCCGGTTGGTATCCAAGAATCGACGGGTCGGCCCGCAGTTGAAGTCATCATGACGGTTCTGCACGCCGGGGGGAAATTCGGTGGAGGCGGTTATAAGGTCTCCGGCGGGCTCCATGGCGTCGGGGCATCTGTCGTCAACGCTCTTTCCGAGAAGACGGAAGTCTATGTGAAACTAGATGGAAAAGTTCATGCAATCGAATTTGAACGTGGAAATTTGACGAAGGAACTGACTGTCATCGGTGAAACGGATGAAACTGGGACACGAATTCGCTTCAAAGCCGATCCGGAAATTTTCACAGAAACGACTGTCTATGAATATGACATTTTAGCGAATCGTCTTCGTGAGCTTGCCTATTTGAACCGCGGTCTTCGCATTACGATTACCGATGAGCGCGGCGTGGAAATCCGCTCGGATATTTTCCACTACGAAGGCGGCATCAAATCATATGTCGAGCATTTGAATAAAAATAAAGAACCGATTCATGAGGAACCGATTTTCATCGAAGGCGAGAAGGATGGGATTTCAATTGAAATTGCCATGCAATATAACGCAGGATATGCAGAAAATCTGTTTTCATTCGCCAATAATATCAACACGTATGAAGGCGGGACGCATGAATCCGGATTTAAAACGGCATTGACCCGTGTCATTAATGATTTTGCGCGTAAAAATGGCATGCTGAAAGAAGCTGATCCCAACTTGTCGGGGGATGATGTGCGGGAAGGATTGACCGCTATCATTTCCATCAAGCATCCGGACCCGCAATTCGAGGGACAGACAAAAACGAAACTAGGGAACTCTGAAGTGAGCACGATTACCAATTCCTTGTTCTCAGAAGGATTCCAACGTTTCTTGTTAGAGAACCCGAATGTCTCACGTAAAATTGTCGATAAGAGCTTGATGGCGGCACGTGCACGGCTGGCAGCGAAAAATGCACGGGAGCTCACAAGAAGGAAATCTGCACTTGAAGTGTCCAGCCTGCCTGGGAAACTGGCGGATTGCTCCTCACGGGACCCGGCTATCAGTGAATTGTATATCGTTGAGGGAGATTCGGCGGGAGGCTCCGCAAAAAGCGGACGGGACCGCCATTTCCAAGCAATCCTCCCCCTTCGTGGTAAAATATTGAACGTCGAGAAGGCTCGGTTGGATCGGATTTTAGGCAATGCAGAAATTCGCATGATGATCACTGCGCTTGGCACGGGGATCGGAGAAGAGTTCGCACTGGAGAAGGCACGTTATCACAAAATCATCATCATGACGGATGCCGATGTGGACGGAGCGCATATCCGTACGTTGCTTCTGACATTCTTCTTCCGTTTCATGCGGCCGCTCATCGAGGCGGGGTACGTCTATATCGCACAGCCTCCTTTGTACCGCGTGAAATCAGGAAAAAATGAAGAATATTGCTATAATGAAGAGGAACTGCAAGAAATCATCAACCGGTTGCCGGCGTCTCCGAAACCCGTCATTACCCGCTACAAAGGGCTTGGGGAAATGGACGCGGAGCAACTATGGGATACGACGATGGATCCGGAGCAACGTACATTGCTGCAAGTCCAGCTAGAGGACGCGTTGGATGCAGATGCCACATTTGAGCAACTGATGGGTGATGAAGTCGAACCCCGACGCAGATTCATCGAAGATAATGCACTGTATGTGAAAAA